One window of the Camelina sativa cultivar DH55 chromosome 1, Cs, whole genome shotgun sequence genome contains the following:
- the LOC104722130 gene encoding uncharacterized protein LOC104722130 yields MGDKRKKTFMFIRLVSAAGTGFFYVKWKSTKGLLEKLEFRKYDPRVNRHVLFTEQKMK; encoded by the coding sequence ATGGGtgacaagaggaagaagacgttCATGTTCATCCGTCTAGTTTCAGCAGCTGGAACTGGATTCTTCTATGTCAAGTGGAAGAGTACCAAGGGACTTCTTGAGAAGCTCGAGTTCCGTAAGTACGATCCTCGAGTTAATCGCCATGTCCTCTTTACTGAGCAGAAAATGAAGTGA
- the LOC104721641 gene encoding uncharacterized protein LOC104721641, translated as MTKPMELCEEIQSTAPLRKRKAAEDSSDEEQGGDGEESDVSSREEGQEWDVDSFDDGFDYRPKRNLDPNDEIGQKMHRYRSQMYRSKGFEVDRENYPGSVIYRQLYPIYLDEPFRNTGLTGRAFMQNMVDLALERYNSVKGSTVTCEYIVRAIVSLASGVKSFMARESPDGDLVEYQAKTEKRV; from the exons ATGACGAAGCCTATGGAGCTCTGTGAGGAGATTCAATCTACGGCTCCTCTGAGGAAGCGCAAGGCCGCCGAGGATTCTTCCGACGAAGAACAAGGCGGTGATGGGGAGGAGAGCGACGTGTCTAGCCGCGAGGAGGGCCAAGAATGGGATGTGGATAGTTTCGACGATGGATTCGATTACAGACCCAAAAGGAACCTTGACCCCAACGATGAGATAGGTCAAAAGATGCATCGATATAGATCTCAGATGTACCGTAGCAAG GGTTTCGAAGTGGATCGAGAAAACTACCCTGGGAGCGTGATCTACCGACAACTATATCCAATTTATCTTGATGAACCATTTAGGAATACTGGGCTTACAGGCAGGGCGTTCATGCAGAACATGGTGGATTTGGCTCTGGAAAGGTACAACAGTGTCAAG GGATCTACTGTGACTTGTGAATATATTGTGAGGGCTATAGTTTCCCTGGCGTCCGGAGTCAAATCTTTCATGGCTAGAGAGTCTCCGGATGGAGATCTGGTCGAGTATCAAGCTAAGACTGAGAAGAGGGTTTGA
- the LOC104721855 gene encoding uncharacterized protein LOC104721855, which produces MELSEEIRSTGSKKRKAEDDGGSPQSPLDDDDDMMEYDEEEGGGDGEASDVSSREEGQEWDVDSFDDGFDYRPKRNLDPNDELGQKMHRYRSQMYRSKGFEVDRENDPGNVAYRPLGPIYLDKPFRNTKAVSSCRTWWICL; this is translated from the exons ATGGAGCTCTCTGAGGAGATTCGATCTACCGGTTCGAAGAAGCGCAAGGCGGAGGATGATGGTGGCTCACCGCAGTCCCCgctggatgatgatgatgacatgatggagtacgacgaagaagaaggtggtgGTGATGGGGAGGCTAGCGACGTGTCTAGCCGAGAGGAGGGCCAAGAATGGGACGTCGATAGCTTCGACGATGGATTCGATTACAGACCCAAAAGGAATCTGGATCCCAACGATGAGTTAGGTCAAAAGATGCATCGTTATAGATCGCAGATGTACCGCAGCAAG GGTTTCGAGGTGGATAGAGAAAACGACCCTGGGAATGTGGCGTACCGGCCACTCGGTCCAATTTATCTTGATAAACCATTTAGGAATACTAAGGCCGTGAGTTCATGCAGAACATGGTGGATTTGTCTCTAG
- the LOC104722183 gene encoding uncharacterized protein LOC104722183 isoform X3, with protein MMMQDSAAQQPGIPIIVVGDSSSSLHPSSQGDHQVKEKTTEDVPSSQSSGTHLDLSIQIPPRPIPFGSGRNPKSSLKSTSSFKTGTTSSPRGILRNLSLKKKVSSQTDSERSSLLSPGLMETVQKPTTPTSTTSPYWKRCLSLPSRHAAKLSPVVSTQVSAEMPGEPPNKDYVCPAVPRSLSMPGRNKVIVRSISFDDHKARVASETSAADHISPVPPEETDEEIPEEEAVCRICLDVCEENNTLKMECSCKGDLRLVHEACAMKWFSTKGTRTCDVCRQEVQNLPVTLVRVPTTNQLNHRRDRSQQNMQSQTASAWQEFVVLVLISTVCYFFFLEQLLIRDLNKQAIYIAAPFSLTLGLLASVFAIVLAIREYIWTYAALEFALVGMLVHILYATVRLSAIYSILFAGILGFGIAVCLNSLYLHYFAWRVRIAENSSPV; from the exons ATGATGATGCAAGATTCGGCAGCTCAACAACCCGGAATCCCTATAATCGTCGTTGGtgattcttcttcgtctcttcatccttcttctcag GGTGATCATCAGGTTAAAGAAAAGACTACTGAAGATGTGCCCAGCTCTCAATCCAGCGGAACCCATTTGGATCTTTCTATACAAATACCGCCACGACCTATTCCATTCGGTAGCGGCCGTAACCCAAAGAGCTCACTGAAGTCCACTAGTTCATTCAAAACTGGTACTACATCCTCACCTAGAGGAATCTTGCGGAATTTAAGCTTGAAAAAGAAAGTTTCTTCTCAAACCGATAGCGAGAGAAGCTCCCTCCTATCTCCCGGGCTCATGGAAACTGTGCAAAAGCCCACTACTCCCACTTCAACAACGTCGCCTTATTGGAAAAGATGCTTGTCACTTCCTAGTAGACATGCCGCAAAATTGTCTCCTGTGGTATCTACACAGGTTTCAGCTGAGATGCCTGGTGAACCGCCTAAT AAAGATTATGTTTGTCCAGCAGTTCCAAGGTCCTTGTCTATGCCCGGCAGAAACAAAGTGATTGTGCGATCCATCTCTTTCGACGACCACAAAGCCCGTGTTGCCAGTGAAACAAGTGCAG CAGATCATATCTCTCCTGTTCCTCCTGAAGAAACTGATGAAGAAATTCCCGAAGAAGAAGCAGTGTGCAGGATCTGTCTAGACGTGTGCGAAGAAAATAATACTTTGAAAATGGAATGCAGCTGCAAAGGTGATCTCAGACTTGTTCATGAAGCGTGTGCCATGAAGTGGTTTAGTACAAAGGGAACAAGAACCTGTGACGTTTGTAGACAAGAAGTCCAGAACTTACCAGTTACATTGGTTCGTGTCCCCACAACTAATCAACTAAACCACAGGCGTGATCGCAGTCAACAGAATATGCAGTCACAAACCGCTAG TGCTTGGCAAGAGTTTGTGGTGCTAGTACTAATCAGCACAGTCtgttacttcttcttcctcgagcAATTACTG ATTCGGGACTTGAACAAGCAAGCTATCTACATAGCGGCACCATTTTCACTTACGTTAGGCCTCTTAGCATCTGTTTTTGCCATTGTCCTCG CCATCAGAGAATACATATGGACATACGCAGCACTTGAGTTTGCGCTTGTGGGCATGTTGGTTCATATATTATATGCTACA GTTAGACTATCTGCGATCTATTCTATACTTTTTGCAGGGATTCTTGGTTTTGGGATAGCTGTGTGCCTAAACTCGTTGTACCTTCATTATTTTGCTTGGCGTGTACGCATTGCAGAAAACTCAAGCCCAGTATGA
- the LOC104721757 gene encoding uncharacterized protein LOC104721757 yields the protein MDPQSISVDENWKANPMELSEEIRSTGSRKRKAEDDGGSQQSPLDDFDDDDDMVEYDEEKGGGGGEESDVSSREEGQEWDVDSFDDGFDYRPKRNLDPNDELGQKMHRYRYQMYRSKGFDVDGANYPGNIFYRPLVPIDLDKPFTYLGCQCQHTGRAFMQTMVDLALERYNTVKGSTVTCEYIVRVVVSEVSGLKSYINFMARVIPGGDLVEYQAKTEKRIYQRKAHVIFCRPAPKPKDPTDDDFVYTDTSSSDDVDSDASSRGSGQEWDVDSLDDQPDYKLPRVRIFFG from the exons ATGGATCCTCAATCAATCAGCGTGGATGAAAATTGGAAGGCGAATCCGATGGAGCTCTCTGAGGAGATTCGATCTACCGGTTCGAGGAAGCGCAAGGCGGAGGATGATGGTGGCTCACAGCAGTCCCCGCTGGACGatttcgatgatgatgatgacatggtggagtacgacgaagaaaaaggtggtggtggtggggaggaGAGCGATGTGTCTAGCCGTGAGGAGGGCCAAGAATGGGACGTGGATAGTTTCGACGATGGATTCGATTACAGACCCAAAAGGAACCTTGATCCAAACGATGAGTTAGGTCAAAAAATGCATCGATATAGATATCAGATGTACCGGAGCAAG GGTTTCGATGTGGATGGAGCAAACTACCCTGGGAATATTTTCTACCGACCACTCGTTCCCATTGATCTTGATAAACCATTTACATATTTGGGCTGTCAGTGTCAGCATACTGGCCGGGCGTTCATGCAGACCATGGTAGATTTGGCTCTGGAAAGATACAACACTGTCAAG GGATCTACTGTGACTTGTGAGTATATTGTGAGAGTTGTAGTTTCTGAAGTGTCCGGACTCAAATCGTACATTAATTTCATGGCTAGAGTGATTCCGGGTGGAGATCTTGTGGAGTATCAAGCTAAGACAGAGAAGAGGATATATCAAAGGAAAGCTCATGTCATATTTTGCAGGCCAGCTCCCAAACCCAAAG ATCCCACGGATGATGATTTTGTCTACACGGATACTTCATCAAGTGATGATGTGGATAGTGACGCGTCCAGCCGTGGAAGTGGCCAAGAGTGGGACGTGGATAGTTTAGACGACCAACCTGATTACAAACTCCCAAGGGTGCGTATTTTCTTCGGATGA
- the LOC104722183 gene encoding uncharacterized protein LOC104722183 isoform X1 produces MMMQDSAAQQPGIPIIVVGDSSSSLHPSSQIIRLQKGDHQVKEKTTEDVPSSQSSGTHLDLSIQIPPRPIPFGSGRNPKSSLKSTSSFKTGTTSSPRGILRNLSLKKKVSSQTDSERSSLLSPGLMETVQKPTTPTSTTSPYWKRCLSLPSRHAAKLSPVVSTQVSAEMPGEPPNKDYVCPAVPRSLSMPGRNKVIVRSISFDDHKARVASETSAADHISPVPPEETDEEIPEEEAVCRICLDVCEENNTLKMECSCKGDLRLVHEACAMKWFSTKGTRTCDVCRQEVQNLPVTLVRVPTTNQLNHRRDRSQQNMQSQTASAWQEFVVLVLISTVCYFFFLEQLLIRDLNKQAIYIAAPFSLTLGLLASVFAIVLAIREYIWTYAALEFALVGMLVHILYATVRLSAIYSILFAGILGFGIAVCLNSLYLHYFAWRVRIAENSSPV; encoded by the exons ATGATGATGCAAGATTCGGCAGCTCAACAACCCGGAATCCCTATAATCGTCGTTGGtgattcttcttcgtctcttcatccttcttctcag ATAATCAGATTACAAAAG GGTGATCATCAGGTTAAAGAAAAGACTACTGAAGATGTGCCCAGCTCTCAATCCAGCGGAACCCATTTGGATCTTTCTATACAAATACCGCCACGACCTATTCCATTCGGTAGCGGCCGTAACCCAAAGAGCTCACTGAAGTCCACTAGTTCATTCAAAACTGGTACTACATCCTCACCTAGAGGAATCTTGCGGAATTTAAGCTTGAAAAAGAAAGTTTCTTCTCAAACCGATAGCGAGAGAAGCTCCCTCCTATCTCCCGGGCTCATGGAAACTGTGCAAAAGCCCACTACTCCCACTTCAACAACGTCGCCTTATTGGAAAAGATGCTTGTCACTTCCTAGTAGACATGCCGCAAAATTGTCTCCTGTGGTATCTACACAGGTTTCAGCTGAGATGCCTGGTGAACCGCCTAAT AAAGATTATGTTTGTCCAGCAGTTCCAAGGTCCTTGTCTATGCCCGGCAGAAACAAAGTGATTGTGCGATCCATCTCTTTCGACGACCACAAAGCCCGTGTTGCCAGTGAAACAAGTGCAG CAGATCATATCTCTCCTGTTCCTCCTGAAGAAACTGATGAAGAAATTCCCGAAGAAGAAGCAGTGTGCAGGATCTGTCTAGACGTGTGCGAAGAAAATAATACTTTGAAAATGGAATGCAGCTGCAAAGGTGATCTCAGACTTGTTCATGAAGCGTGTGCCATGAAGTGGTTTAGTACAAAGGGAACAAGAACCTGTGACGTTTGTAGACAAGAAGTCCAGAACTTACCAGTTACATTGGTTCGTGTCCCCACAACTAATCAACTAAACCACAGGCGTGATCGCAGTCAACAGAATATGCAGTCACAAACCGCTAG TGCTTGGCAAGAGTTTGTGGTGCTAGTACTAATCAGCACAGTCtgttacttcttcttcctcgagcAATTACTG ATTCGGGACTTGAACAAGCAAGCTATCTACATAGCGGCACCATTTTCACTTACGTTAGGCCTCTTAGCATCTGTTTTTGCCATTGTCCTCG CCATCAGAGAATACATATGGACATACGCAGCACTTGAGTTTGCGCTTGTGGGCATGTTGGTTCATATATTATATGCTACA GTTAGACTATCTGCGATCTATTCTATACTTTTTGCAGGGATTCTTGGTTTTGGGATAGCTGTGTGCCTAAACTCGTTGTACCTTCATTATTTTGCTTGGCGTGTACGCATTGCAGAAAACTCAAGCCCAGTATGA
- the LOC104722183 gene encoding uncharacterized protein LOC104722183 isoform X2, whose product MMMQDSAAQQPGIPIIVVGDSSSSLHPSSQIIRLQKGDHQVKEKTTEDVPSSQSSGTHLDLSIQIPPRPIPFGSGRNPKSSLKSTSSFKTGTTSSPRGILRNLSLKKKVSSQTDSERSSLLSPGLMETVQKPTTPTSTTSPYWKRCLSLPSRHAAKLSPVVSTQVSAEMPGEPPNKDYVCPAVPRSLSMPGRNKVIVRSISFDDHKARVASETSADHISPVPPEETDEEIPEEEAVCRICLDVCEENNTLKMECSCKGDLRLVHEACAMKWFSTKGTRTCDVCRQEVQNLPVTLVRVPTTNQLNHRRDRSQQNMQSQTASAWQEFVVLVLISTVCYFFFLEQLLIRDLNKQAIYIAAPFSLTLGLLASVFAIVLAIREYIWTYAALEFALVGMLVHILYATVRLSAIYSILFAGILGFGIAVCLNSLYLHYFAWRVRIAENSSPV is encoded by the exons ATGATGATGCAAGATTCGGCAGCTCAACAACCCGGAATCCCTATAATCGTCGTTGGtgattcttcttcgtctcttcatccttcttctcag ATAATCAGATTACAAAAG GGTGATCATCAGGTTAAAGAAAAGACTACTGAAGATGTGCCCAGCTCTCAATCCAGCGGAACCCATTTGGATCTTTCTATACAAATACCGCCACGACCTATTCCATTCGGTAGCGGCCGTAACCCAAAGAGCTCACTGAAGTCCACTAGTTCATTCAAAACTGGTACTACATCCTCACCTAGAGGAATCTTGCGGAATTTAAGCTTGAAAAAGAAAGTTTCTTCTCAAACCGATAGCGAGAGAAGCTCCCTCCTATCTCCCGGGCTCATGGAAACTGTGCAAAAGCCCACTACTCCCACTTCAACAACGTCGCCTTATTGGAAAAGATGCTTGTCACTTCCTAGTAGACATGCCGCAAAATTGTCTCCTGTGGTATCTACACAGGTTTCAGCTGAGATGCCTGGTGAACCGCCTAAT AAAGATTATGTTTGTCCAGCAGTTCCAAGGTCCTTGTCTATGCCCGGCAGAAACAAAGTGATTGTGCGATCCATCTCTTTCGACGACCACAAAGCCCGTGTTGCCAGTGAAACAAGTGCAG ATCATATCTCTCCTGTTCCTCCTGAAGAAACTGATGAAGAAATTCCCGAAGAAGAAGCAGTGTGCAGGATCTGTCTAGACGTGTGCGAAGAAAATAATACTTTGAAAATGGAATGCAGCTGCAAAGGTGATCTCAGACTTGTTCATGAAGCGTGTGCCATGAAGTGGTTTAGTACAAAGGGAACAAGAACCTGTGACGTTTGTAGACAAGAAGTCCAGAACTTACCAGTTACATTGGTTCGTGTCCCCACAACTAATCAACTAAACCACAGGCGTGATCGCAGTCAACAGAATATGCAGTCACAAACCGCTAG TGCTTGGCAAGAGTTTGTGGTGCTAGTACTAATCAGCACAGTCtgttacttcttcttcctcgagcAATTACTG ATTCGGGACTTGAACAAGCAAGCTATCTACATAGCGGCACCATTTTCACTTACGTTAGGCCTCTTAGCATCTGTTTTTGCCATTGTCCTCG CCATCAGAGAATACATATGGACATACGCAGCACTTGAGTTTGCGCTTGTGGGCATGTTGGTTCATATATTATATGCTACA GTTAGACTATCTGCGATCTATTCTATACTTTTTGCAGGGATTCTTGGTTTTGGGATAGCTGTGTGCCTAAACTCGTTGTACCTTCATTATTTTGCTTGGCGTGTACGCATTGCAGAAAACTCAAGCCCAGTATGA
- the LOC104703641 gene encoding NADH dehydrogenase [ubiquinone] 1 alpha subcomplex subunit 8-A-like, protein ATEANAAVDGTGNPIPTSAVLTASAKHIGIRCMQENMAFLKCKKNDPNPEKCLEKGREVTRCVLGLLKDLHQRCPKEMDAYVGCMYYYTNEFDLCRKEQEAFEKACPLK, encoded by the exons GCTACGGAGGCGAATGCGGCGGTGGACGGGACGGGGAATCCGATCCCGACGTCGGCGGTTTTAACAGCTTCGGCGAAGCATATAGGAATCAGGTGTATGCAAGAAAACATGGCGTTCCTGAAATGCAAGAAGAACGATCCTAACCCAGAGAAGTGCCTCGAGAAGGGACGCGAAGTCACTCGCTGTGTTCTTGGCCT GCTGAAGGATCTTCACCAGAGATGCCCCAAGGAGATGGATGCTTACGTTGGATGCATGTATTATTACACCAACGAGTTTGATTTGTGTCGGAAAGAGCAAGAAGCCTTCGAGAAAGCGTGTCCGTTGAAATGA
- the LOC104722183 gene encoding uncharacterized protein LOC104722183 isoform X4, translated as MMMQDSAAQQPGIPIIVVGDSSSSLHPSSQIIRLQKGDHQVKEKTTEDVPSSQSSGTHLDLSIQIPPRPIPFGSGRNPKSSLKSTSSFKTGTTSSPRGILRNLSLKKKVSSQTDSERSSLLSPGLMETVQKPTTPTSTTSPYWKRCLSLPSRHAAKLSPVVSTQVSAEMPGEPPNKDYVCPAVPRSLSMPGRNKVIVRSISFDDHKARVASETSAADHISPVPPEETDEEIPEEEAVCRICLDVCEENNTLKMECSCKGDLRLVHEACAMKWFSTKGTRTCDVCRQEVQNLPVTLVRVPTTNQLNHRRDRSQQNMQSQTASAWQEFVVLVLISTVCYFFFLEQLLIRDLNKQAIYIAAPFSLTLGLLASVFAIVLAIREYIWTYAALEFALVGMLVHILYATGFLVLG; from the exons ATGATGATGCAAGATTCGGCAGCTCAACAACCCGGAATCCCTATAATCGTCGTTGGtgattcttcttcgtctcttcatccttcttctcag ATAATCAGATTACAAAAG GGTGATCATCAGGTTAAAGAAAAGACTACTGAAGATGTGCCCAGCTCTCAATCCAGCGGAACCCATTTGGATCTTTCTATACAAATACCGCCACGACCTATTCCATTCGGTAGCGGCCGTAACCCAAAGAGCTCACTGAAGTCCACTAGTTCATTCAAAACTGGTACTACATCCTCACCTAGAGGAATCTTGCGGAATTTAAGCTTGAAAAAGAAAGTTTCTTCTCAAACCGATAGCGAGAGAAGCTCCCTCCTATCTCCCGGGCTCATGGAAACTGTGCAAAAGCCCACTACTCCCACTTCAACAACGTCGCCTTATTGGAAAAGATGCTTGTCACTTCCTAGTAGACATGCCGCAAAATTGTCTCCTGTGGTATCTACACAGGTTTCAGCTGAGATGCCTGGTGAACCGCCTAAT AAAGATTATGTTTGTCCAGCAGTTCCAAGGTCCTTGTCTATGCCCGGCAGAAACAAAGTGATTGTGCGATCCATCTCTTTCGACGACCACAAAGCCCGTGTTGCCAGTGAAACAAGTGCAG CAGATCATATCTCTCCTGTTCCTCCTGAAGAAACTGATGAAGAAATTCCCGAAGAAGAAGCAGTGTGCAGGATCTGTCTAGACGTGTGCGAAGAAAATAATACTTTGAAAATGGAATGCAGCTGCAAAGGTGATCTCAGACTTGTTCATGAAGCGTGTGCCATGAAGTGGTTTAGTACAAAGGGAACAAGAACCTGTGACGTTTGTAGACAAGAAGTCCAGAACTTACCAGTTACATTGGTTCGTGTCCCCACAACTAATCAACTAAACCACAGGCGTGATCGCAGTCAACAGAATATGCAGTCACAAACCGCTAG TGCTTGGCAAGAGTTTGTGGTGCTAGTACTAATCAGCACAGTCtgttacttcttcttcctcgagcAATTACTG ATTCGGGACTTGAACAAGCAAGCTATCTACATAGCGGCACCATTTTCACTTACGTTAGGCCTCTTAGCATCTGTTTTTGCCATTGTCCTCG CCATCAGAGAATACATATGGACATACGCAGCACTTGAGTTTGCGCTTGTGGGCATGTTGGTTCATATATTATATGCTACA GGATTCTTGGTTTTGGGATAG